The region CAGCATTAATGTGACATCCGCAGGTCATCTGGGAAACGATGCCGGAAAACCAGTAAGTCAATTATATGTCGCGTTTTACCCTCATGGAATCTAATTAGTTCGTTAATCAAATTTTAAAGGACAAGCGCAGCCGCAAGTGCAGTATTGTGAGGGAGGAGGATGAAGAGGAATCGTCTAACGAATGCTCGGGCACTGGAAACGAACTCGTGGTGTCATGCCCGCGGAGGGTAACAGACTCTGTGGACATTCTCTGCCGACCAATTAAAGAGCAGGCAAAAACAGAGCCACCAAGCCCTGCTAAGGGTCAGAATTCGCCCAGTTTTGGAGTCCCAAGCAATTCTCGCACAAAGATAGTCGTTTCCGTAGACGCTACACTGGCCCAGAAGCTAAAGCAGATGGAAAAGAGTGCCAAGATTGACGAGGACACGCTGAGTGGCCTTAAAGAACTGGAAATAGGAAAGCTAAAGCCGTTGCCAAGCAGCAGCAAGAACCCAGTGCTTACACACCGGCGCACAAAATTGAACAAAATCCGAACACCGTCCTGCAGCAGTTCGGAGGCATCAGACGATGACACCAAAACGcgaaataagaaaaaaatcaacaagtTCGTAGGAGACACCCCCGTGCGGTTTCGTATGCACCGACGGGACTCGCACGATGACTCAAGCGACTCGCAGGATCAGTTGTATCCACCCCCAGGCTCGGCCAGCAGTGCTGCGAACTTTATATCCAAAGGAGGCTCTGTAAGCGGCAAAAAGGAGGGACAATCACAGTGTAAAGAGGTGGGTTAGCAACTTATtgttaaagattttttaatggaaaCATATTTTTTCGTAATTAAGCAAAACAAATCTGAAGAAACAAGGAAATCTCACACACAAAAATGCCGGAAGCAGCATAAGGACCATGGTGACAAGCATTCCCAGGCTGACAAACTACAAGCAGAGAGTACTACAGCTAATACGGCAACTTCTTCGACTAGAAGGCGACGGATGCGCGAAAGCCAATCGCTTGACAGAATCACAGAGGCTCAGGAGTACGACATGCGGCACCGCTGCTACGCGGAAAGTGAGGCACCATCCTCGTCATCGTCGTCCACCCTACATATCGATCAGAGAAACTCTCTGATTAACCTGAACACTAGCACATTCTCGCTTGCCGAAACCAAGGAGGAATACGACGAGGACCCCGCCGGGAGTACCACAGACCAAATCATGAACACTTTGAATGCAGCCAAAGCCACGTTGCAACAAgagcaatattttaaaaacaccatTCTAAGTAGAAACTTCAATAGCCACAATAATAACAATCATGTTAGCATCCAGAAAGTCTCTAACAACAgccagaatcagaatcagaggAAGTCCAACGAAACACCAAAAGATATTTACAATCTAAACTCAATCGAGAAGATCGATCTGATTTTGGAGGATAAAAGCCTTACCAAAGCAATACACGTTTCCGGCGCTAAATGCTTTGTCACGAAGAAAATCCGACGGCTTGGAAAGTATTTTCCCGTGATTAACTTCTCTTAATAGACACAGTTACTTCATTGCAAAGTGCATTCTAACTTGGTTAAGCGAACTACGTAGAAAATATGATGCATGTATTAATTACAAATCGTAAAAAGTTATATCCCGTATATAAGAAGCGCGCgagaatatttaaatttagtggTAGCGTAATTGTTTTTGTCTGTCGTCATATTACGCTTAAATTAttctaaatatattaatttatgtATAATTGTAAGTCTAATCACTCAATGCAATATTTAGTGAAAATAcattaaacaaatataaagTGCCGCATTAAAAAAGTGTGTTATTACTGGACAAGTGGTCTTTCCTGCTGTATTTTGAATATCGCGCTCTTCGAAAAAAGCTTATTTCGAACTTGATGGGTTTGCAGATTGTTTTCGATAGTTTCGATTCAGTGATGGGCCAAAAACATCGATAGTCGTCATCAAACATCGATGCTTGCAAGGAAAAGGTTGAGATGAATTTTTACGGCAGGCAAATAGATTGATTCTCGTAAATAAAACAAGCAATCTGCGAGAAAATCGTTCCTCTCATCAGCAATCATGTTGCGCATCTACCAGAATACATACCGGTAAGCGGGCGGCGTCCCCAAATGCAAAGGCCAAAGGTTTCGCTACATTTTTCGTACCGATTTCGTCATCAGCAAGGAAtctattattttcatttgtgTTCTATCCGTAGGCGTACCGCGAGAAAGGCTGTTGTATACTCCACGAAAGTTGCCTGCTGTAATCACTCCACCCTCTGCAACATCACCGGTCATCAGCGGAGTTCTCGGGGTCATGGAAACGGGAGTACCAATGGAAATGGCCGTCACCACGAGGAGTTCTTGTTGGCCGGTAATCCAGCGCGGGGATGGCAGATGCCGCCCCCCTCACGTGGCTACGGCATGCTGGTGGTTCGCATCCTTCGAGGAGCCCTTAAGCTGCGGTACCTCGTTCTAGGCGGTGCTATAGGTGGGGGCGTGACTCTCAATAAAGTAAGTTTTGCAAATTATATAACTTCGATTTGGCAGTGtaccatttttgttttgacttTATTTTCAGAAATACGAGGACTGGAAGGATGGTCTGCCAGATATGAAGTGGCTTCAGGATGCTTTACCTCAGGGCGAGCGGTGGAGTCAGTTTTCGCAGAATCTCATCGAGGTGGGCAGCCTGGTGAAGACCGCTATTGATATCGGTGAGTTGCAGTTCCTTAACCGCCACCACGTCTGTCTTCTCTCACTATAAATGGTCTTCACGGCGGTTTAATCTATGGATGGGTATTTGAAAATaacattaaatagttttaaagaAGGTTATCTTATAACCTTTTATAACCAGACCTTTGACAAATGAGTAATAACGAATTTATAGAGGGTTAAACTACCCTTATCTTGtaaaataacaatataaattagtTCATTGGAGTGTGTTTTAAGCTTATACTCTTTAACTGCGATTTCCCATTACTGGTTAAATTTTAAccgaatttaattattttctgtttCGCATTTTTTGCTCACCTCATTCCTCGAGTTACGATTCAATTAATTGATTCATATTATTGGCTACCTGGCCTGGTTTGCTTGTAGATCCGAAGCTCAAGCAGCTGGGCGAGGATAAGTTGTCGGAATGGCGCACCTGGTTTGACAGTCGTCTGGAAGATGCCATCGAGGCGGCCGACTATCAAGGAGTTCAGATTGTCGAAAGTAGGTTACACAATAATAAAATCACACTGCTCCCTGCTTTGGGCCTATTTAAAGTGAGAGAACCCTGACCTCTGTAATCGCGACTTATTTCTAACTCTGTTGTAGCCAAAGATGATCTCAAAGCCAAGACGACAGTGGCTGCTCTGGGAATTACCACCGATGAGAGTCGCAAGAAGTATGGTAAGTTATAATTTAACACTTTTACAATCGAATTCCtcaatacaaacaaaatatcttaCAGAAAAACTGCAAAGCCAGGTTGAAACATTGCAAACGGAGATCATGAACGTGCAGATTAAGTACCAAAAGGAGCTGGAAAAGATGGAGAAGGAGAACCGCGAGCTTCGCCAACAGTTCCTGATCCTCAAGACGAACAAAAGGACCTCGGCCAAGAAAATTAAGAAGTCGCTGATTGACATGTACTCTGAAGTGCTGGATGAACTGTCTGGCTATGATACGGGCTACACGATGGCGGATCATTTACCTCGAGTCGTTGTTGTTGGAGATCAGAGCAGCGGCAAGACCTCTGTACTTGAATCTATCGCAAAGGCACGCATTTTCCCCCGTGGCAGTGGCGAAATGATGACTAGGGCACCCGTAAAAGTTACTCTTGCGGAGGGTCCCTATCACGTGGCCCAGTTTCGGGATTCGGAACGGGAGTATGACCTGACCAAAGAGTCTGATTTGGCGGAGCTGCGACGTGAAGTGGAATTCCGTATGCGGGCTTCGGTGCGCGGTGGCAAAACTGTGAGCAACGAAGTCATCGCCATGACGGTGAAGGGTCCAGGCCTGCAGCGCATGGTTCTAGTGGATTTGCCGGGTATCATTTCCGTAAGTTAagcttatattttattttagcaaAATACTCAAATATACTTCAGACCATGACAGTGGATATGGCTTCAGATACGAAAGATTCAATTCAccagatgacaaggcattacATGAGCAATCCCAACGCTATCATTCTTTGCATCCAAGATGGTTCTGTGGACGCTGAGCGGAGCAATGTAACCGATTTGGTAATGCAATGCGATCCTCTGGGTCGACGCACAATTTTCGTGCTCACCAAAGTGGATTTGGCTGAGGAATTGGCCGATCCTGACAGGATACGAAAAATACTCTCTGGTAAACTGTTCCCCATGAAGGCTCTTGGCTATTATGCAGTGGTTACAGGACGTGGACGCAAGGATGACAGCATTGATGCCATTCGGCAATACGAAGAGGACTTTTTCAAGAACTCCAAACTGTTTCAGTGAGTACATACATGCAATATATGCACATAAATCCAGACTTACTTTCTTCCACTTAGTCGCCGTGGTGTGATTATGCCCCATCAAGTAACCAGCCGGAATCTGAGTCTCGCCGTGTCAGACCGCTTCTGGAAAATGGTGCGGGAAACCATTGAGCAGCAGGCAGATGCATTTAAGGCTACCAGATTCAATCTGGAAACCGAATGGAAGAACAACTTCCCCAGGTAACAGAAAGAGATTTTTGGGCAATTAGCACTTGATAACAATTCATTTTTAGATTGCGCGAATCGGGACGGGACGAGCTGTTTGACAAGGCCAAGGGTGAAATACTGGACGAGGTGGTAACGCTATCGcagatctcagctaaaaaatgGGATGATGCCCTCACTTCGAAGCTTTGGGAGAAGCTGTCCAACTATGTGTTTGAGAATATTTACCTGCCCGCCGCTCAGTCAGGTTCTCAAAGTAATATTTTGTAGACTAAGTTGTAGGTCGTAAGCCGGTACCGTCAACGTCATCGTTGGGGGCACGTCTATACTCGTTATCGCCCGTCGCCCGCCTTGTGATCCAtcgcatatatatatatgtatatgttgtCGTTAAACGTGTGAGGGAAAGCCCGTGTCTTGTAGTTCACATTCACGTGTTCCTATAAATAATGCGTCGTAaggtttattttgtttaactTTGCTTTTATCATACTTCGCATTCGTAAGGGAATCACATGCGCCGTAAAAGATCTCGAAACCGGTTCGAGGCTCCTGCGACTCTAAATATGTTAATGCTCATTTGAATCATGAGTGTAAATTTACTGTGTAATCCCCGACAACCGTCCGCCGATTTGAACTCCATTAGCACCGTACCCTCCTTTCCGTTTCCCGAAAATAGTGACTAAGCCGAGACTCGTCACAGGTTCGCTGTCATGTGCGCTGCCGGAAAGTGTTATAAGCGAAGATTTACGAGCACCTGTAACGAAACCAGATTTTGGGTAATTTGCTCTGAGCAGTAGAATGTATGTGATATTAGCGATTTATCGCCGCCAAACACGTTTGTCCCGCTCGGCTGGGTGTTTACTTTGCATTTTATGACAGATCCGTTAATTTGCCCAATGAATTCAGCCAAATCAATGTCTAATTGACACAAATTGCAGTTCACCAAGTTAGGAATGTCGATTGTTTTGTTGCTTTGTATATCATTTCATTGTATTTGTGTACTCCATCGTTTTTTCGTCCAGCAAGTAACCTTAGTTACAATGCTCTCCTATTCTAGACTCTTTCAACACGATGGTGGACATAAAGCTGCGTCAGTGGGCTGAGCAGGCACTGCCCGCCAAATCTGTGGAGGCCGGCTGGGAAGCACTGCAGAACGAGTTTCTGTCTTTAATGGATAGGGCGAAAAAATCCCAAGATCACGACGgaatctttgatcacctgaagGCTGCTGTCGTTGACGAGGCTATCCGGAGGCACAGTTGGGAGGACAAAGCCATCGATATGCTACGGGTCATCCAGTTGAATACCTTGGAAGATCGGTTTGTTCATGACAAGTCCGAGTGGGATCAGGCGGTCAAATTCCTGGAGTCCTCCGTAAACGCCAAGCTTGTGCAAACAGAAGAGACCCTGGGGCAAATGTTTGGACCTGGTCAGTGGCGAAGACTAACCCATTGGCAGTACCTCACTCAGGATCAGCAGAAGCGGAGAAGTGTTAGGGGAGAACTTGACAAGATACTCAAGAATGATTCGGTAGGATTATCCTCTCACCTATTTTACTTATAAATAATACTAGATTCTTCTCATTTAATTGTAGAAACATTTGCCTACGTTGAGTTATGATGAGCTGACGACAGTTCGGAAGAATTTGCAGCGTGATAACGTAGACGTGGACACGGATTACATTCGGCAGACGTGGTTCCCCGTTTACAGAAAGTAATTTTAAGGGATTCATCCGTATATAACAACTGTTGACACATGATTCTATTTCAGACACTTCCTGCAACAGGCGCTACAACGGGCCAGGGATTGTCGCAAGGCCTACTACCTGTACACCCAGCAGGGAGCCGAATGCGAGGTGAGCCGGAAGAATGTCCCCCTTCGGTGTAGCCATCAATAAAGCGTCTTCGATTCCTTCCAGATCTCCTGCAGTGACGTCGTCCTCTTCTGGCGCATCCAACAGGTTATCAAGATAACGGGCAATGCGTTGCGCCAGCAGGTGATCAATCGGGAGGCGCGGCGCTTGGACAAGGAGATAAAGGCAGTGCTGGACGAGTTCAGCGACGACGAGGAAAAGAAGGCGCACCTGCTCACGGGCAAGCGTGTGCTGCTGGCAGAGGAACTGAGTAAGTTTGCCAACAGGCTTGTTGATTGAATTAGACGCCAATTAAATTGTCAATTAACTTTATCTGTTTGTTTGTCAGTCAAAGTGCGACAGATCCAGGAGAAGCTGGAGGAGTTCATTAATTCATTGAACCAGGAGAAATAGTGTGTGTTCGTGTGCCATGACCAAAGACACAGCAAACAAGGCGTTACTTATTTAAATGGATGATATAGTCTAAGCCCACATTTCAAATGTTTGTTCATACATAGTCACGCTTGAGCCCTTAGTTAAGCTTACTTTGTGCTGCGAAAGTAATAAACCAATAGATCGTTAGTTTGTATTACCGAATCGTCTTTATTGTTTATGAATTATTTGTTGTAACCTTATGTCGCATGCAATGCAATGTAAActcattaatttaaatgtaatACAAGTCATTCGGTATTAAAATGTAATTGTAATTGATAAACGTAAACGCGAAACGCACTCAACGTGCTGAGTATGTAGCGGTCCGTGTGTATATCTGTATTTGTTTCTGTATTCGTATCTGTATAgtgtaatatatatttaaatctgTTTGCATAAGAGCACAGCACTTGCACCAGATGCCTCATcgtgttggttggttggttggttgatTGTTCGTTTTGTCCACGATCGACCCGGCTAAGCCCACGATGCATCCATCCGCATTGGATTCGGAATCGCATCGGCATCGTAATCGGCGGGTGCAACAACCTCTCGTTGGGCGATCGGCTGGTGGAGAGGTGTctttgattgattgataaacataataaatatCTATCTAGCTAGCTAGGGGTTTTGTGTGTATATACACGCTATGTAACAAGTCCGTGGTGGCGTACAGTATCTCTTACAAGATAAACAAATGCTCGTGTTCTCCTATCGGTTAAATAACTCTCAACAAACGATTCCTAACTTGGCAGTCGACTTGTGGCCCAGCCAAAGCCATGTGCACGCTGCTTATAGCTAACATAATGGTATTAATAATGTTTTCGGTTAACCTAGGCTGCTTAATTCTACTTCCAATCTGGGCAACTGCTCCACTAAAGCTTATAGAAACATACTTTACACTCCTCGCTGTTTTCTTTAGTTTTCTGATTGAGtgtttttttcattatttttaattttagtttttaggcttttctggtttttttgttgttgtttttttttttgggtgtgtATGATAGGCACTCGATATCGCTGAAGGCACAAACATTACGCTTAGTCTAATCTTAACGTATCAAGTACTCGGAACACGCTTCCGCGCTCTGTTTTCATTGCTCCGCTCCTTCGGATCTCCATGTCACCTAAATTGACTAATTGGCCAATTACGGTTGTCCACAAATCGGAGATAATTTCGGCTGCGATTTCAATGGGTTGTCTGCTGCTTAGATCCAACGCTGGAGCACCTTAGGCCGCCGGCAGGGGGGTGTGCTTCTGGTTGCGGTTTTGCTCCCACCTGCTCACACAGGTGAGCGGATAGCAGAGGAAGGCTGAGAGAAGAATCAGTCCTCCGGCGAAGTAGAAGGCGGCATCATAGCTCTGGGTCATCGAATAGAGACCACCTGTGGATGACAAGGATATGCGTTaataatcattattattatttataatcataaatacataattttgTGAAATTCCTTATCTTTAAAGAGGAATGCTTCTGAATGACTCAAAACTAATGAttagacaaaaaataaattatcaaaaaaagaagaaaagaaagctaactttggacggagccgaagttgatatacccttgcggtTAAGATCGGATATTTATCGTGATGGGTAGTTGCCAgaaatggctatatcttccccaattctcatccgattgtcaagcggagtaccttaaacgatttctagatcgattctgtatcattctgcatcaaaaccctgagacaaaatatttttcagattttttgtccatttttcctgatgggatcccttgaaaatgaggttttcccctatagggtccacagcgatggctatatcttccccaattctcatccgattctcaagcggagtaccttaaacgattttgagatcgattctccatcattctgcatcaaaaccctgagacaaaatatttttcagattttttgttcatttttcctgatgggatcccttgaaaacggggttttcccctataaggtccacagcgatggctatatctttcccaattctcatccgattctcaagcggagtaccttaaacgatttttagatcgattctccatcattctgcatcaaaatcctgagacaaaatattttttagattttttgttcatttttcctgatgggatcccttgaaaacggggttttcccctatagggtccacagcgatggctatatctttcccaattctcatccgattctcaagcggagtaccttaaacgatttttagatcgattctccatcattctgcatcaaaatcctgagacaaaatattttttagattttttgtgcatttttcctgatgggatcccttgaaaacggggttttcccctatagggtccacagcgatggctatatcttccccaattctcatccgattctcaagcggagtaccttaaacgatttctagatcgattctccatcaatctgcgtcaaaatcctgagacaaaatattttttagattttttgtgcatttttcctgatgggatcccttgtaaatggggttttcccctatagggtccacagcgatggctatatctttcccaattctcatccgattctcaagcggagtaccttaaacgatttttagatcgattctccatcattctgcatcaaaatcctgagacaaaatattttttagattttttgtgcatttttcctgatgggatcccttgaaaacggggttttcccctatagggtccacagcgatggctatatcttccccaattctcatccgattctcaagcggagtaccttaaacgatttctagatcgattctccatcattctgcattaaaatcctgagacaaaatattttttcgattttttgtccatttttcctgatgggatcccttgaaaatgcagttttcccctatagggtccacagcgatggctatat is a window of Drosophila bipectinata strain 14024-0381.07 chromosome 2R, DbipHiC1v2, whole genome shotgun sequence DNA encoding:
- the Opa1 gene encoding dynamin-like GTPase OPA1, mitochondrial isoform X4 — protein: MLRIYQNTYRRTARKAVVYSTKVACCNHSTLCNITGHQRSSRGHGNGSTNGNGRHHEEFLLAGNPARGWQMPPPSRGYGMLVVRILRGALKLRYLVLGGAIGGGVTLNKKYEDWKDGLPDMKWLQDALPQGERWSQFSQNLIEVGSLVKTAIDIAKDDLKAKTTVAALGITTDESRKKYEKLQSQVETLQTEIMNVQIKYQKELEKMEKENRELRQQFLILKTNKRTSAKKIKKSLIDMYSEVLDELSGYDTGYTMADHLPRVVVVGDQSSGKTSVLESIAKARIFPRGSGEMMTRAPVKVTLAEGPYHVAQFRDSEREYDLTKESDLAELRREVEFRMRASVRGGKTVSNEVIAMTVKGPGLQRMVLVDLPGIISTMTVDMASDTKDSIHQMTRHYMSNPNAIILCIQDGSVDAERSNVTDLVMQCDPLGRRTIFVLTKVDLAEELADPDRIRKILSGKLFPMKALGYYAVVTGRGRKDDSIDAIRQYEEDFFKNSKLFHRRGVIMPHQVTSRNLSLAVSDRFWKMVRETIEQQADAFKATRFNLETEWKNNFPRLRESGRDELFDKAKGEILDEVVTLSQISAKKWDDALTSKLWEKLSNYVFENIYLPAAQSDSFNTMVDIKLRQWAEQALPAKSVEAGWEALQNEFLSLMDRAKKSQDHDGIFDHLKAAVVDEAIRRHSWEDKAIDMLRVIQLNTLEDRFVHDKSEWDQAVKFLESSVNAKLVQTEETLGQMFGPGQWRRLTHWQYLTQDQQKRRSVRGELDKILKNDSKHLPTLSYDELTTVRKNLQRDNVDVDTDYIRQTWFPVYRKHFLQQALQRARDCRKAYYLYTQQGAECEISCSDVVLFWRIQQVIKITGNALRQQVINREARRLDKEIKAVLDEFSDDEEKKAHLLTGKRVLLAEELIKVRQIQEKLEEFINSLNQEK
- the Snrk gene encoding SNF-related serine/threonine-protein kinase, which encodes MTLETQPVGGVCDGKIAGLYDLEETLGSGHFAVVKLARHVFTGAKVAVKVVDKTKLDEVSKAHLFQEVRCMKLVQHPNVVRLYEVIDTQTKLYLVLELGDGGDLYDYIMKHDTGLSEELARKYFRQILRAITYCHQLHVVHRDLKPENVVFFEKLGLVKLTDFGFSNKFSPGQKLETFCGSLAYSAPEILLGDSYDAPAVDIWSLGVILYMLVCGQAPFEKANDSETLTMIMDCKYTVPSHVSTDCRNLIASMLVRDPKKRATVEEIAASAWLKSIDEPDGTTNASGTTEHFLPLVSREQLGEEDHAFIIQKMINGNIASKEEILQALDKNKYNHITATYFLLAELRLRRRREELAQKQRLLNDPGLKSGEPTRKPVPEKPSPTEALKEAVSISINVTSAGHLGNDAGKPDKRSRKCSIVREEDEEESSNECSGTGNELVVSCPRRVTDSVDILCRPIKEQAKTEPPSPAKGQNSPSFGVPSNSRTKIVVSVDATLAQKLKQMEKSAKIDEDTLSGLKELEIGKLKPLPSSSKNPVLTHRRTKLNKIRTPSCSSSEASDDDTKTRNKKKINKFVGDTPVRFRMHRRDSHDDSSDSQDQLYPPPGSASSAANFISKGGSVSGKKEGQSQCKEQNKSEETRKSHTQKCRKQHKDHGDKHSQADKLQAESTTANTATSSTRRRRMRESQSLDRITEAQEYDMRHRCYAESEAPSSSSSSTLHIDQRNSLINLNTSTFSLAETKEEYDEDPAGSTTDQIMNTLNAAKATLQQEQYFKNTILSRNFNSHNNNNHVSIQKVSNNSQNQNQRKSNETPKDIYNLNSIEKIDLILEDKSLTKAIHVSGAKCFVTKKIRRLGKYFPVINFS
- the Opa1 gene encoding dynamin-like GTPase OPA1, mitochondrial isoform X2, whose translation is MLRIYQNTYRRTARKAVVYSTKVACCNHSTLCNITGHQRSSRGHGNGSTNGNGRHHEEFLLAGNPARGWQMPPPSRGYGMLVVRILRGALKLRYLVLGGAIGGGVTLNKKYEDWKDGLPDMKWLQDALPQGERWSQFSQNLIEVGSLVKTAIDIDPKLKQLGEDKLSEWRTWFDSRLEDAIEAADYQGVQIVETKDDLKAKTTVAALGITTDESRKKYEKLQSQVETLQTEIMNVQIKYQKELEKMEKENRELRQQFLILKTNKRTSAKKIKKSLIDMYSEVLDELSGYDTGYTMADHLPRVVVVGDQSSGKTSVLESIAKARIFPRGSGEMMTRAPVKVTLAEGPYHVAQFRDSEREYDLTKESDLAELRREVEFRMRASVRGGKTVSNEVIAMTVKGPGLQRMVLVDLPGIISTMTVDMASDTKDSIHQMTRHYMSNPNAIILCIQDGSVDAERSNVTDLVMQCDPLGRRTIFVLTKVDLAEELADPDRIRKILSGKLFPMKALGYYAVVTGRGRKDDSIDAIRQYEEDFFKNSKLFHRRGVIMPHQVTSRNLSLAVSDRFWKMVRETIEQQADAFKATRFNLETEWKNNFPRLRESGRDELFDKAKGEILDEVVTLSQISAKKWDDALTSKLWEKLSNYVFENIYLPAAQSDSFNTMVDIKLRQWAEQALPAKSVEAGWEALQNEFLSLMDRAKKSQDHDGIFDHLKAAVVDEAIRRHSWEDKAIDMLRVIQLNTLEDRFVHDKSEWDQAVKFLESSVNAKLVQTEETLGQMFGPGQWRRLTHWQYLTQDQQKRRSVRGELDKILKNDSKHLPTLSYDELTTVRKNLQRDNVDVDTDYIRQTWFPVYRKHFLQQALQRARDCRKAYYLYTQQGAECEISCSDVVLFWRIQQVIKITGNALRQQVINREARRLDKEIKAVLDEFSDDEEKKAHLLTGKRVLLAEELIKVRQIQEKLEEFINSLNQEK
- the Opa1 gene encoding dynamin-like GTPase OPA1, mitochondrial isoform X3, with the translated sequence MLRIYQNTYRRTARKAVVYSTKVACCNHSTLCNITGHQRSSRGHGNGSTNGNGRHHEEFLLAGNPARGWQMPPPSRGYGMLVVRILRGALKLRYLVLGGAIGGGVTLNKKYEDWKDGLPDMKWLQDALPQGERWSQFSQNLIEVGSLVKTAIDIAKDDLKAKTTVAALGITTDESRKKYEKLQSQVETLQTEIMNVQIKYQKELEKMEKENRELRQQFLILKTNKRTSAKKIKKSLIDMYSEVLDELSGYDTGYTMADHLPRVVVVGDQSSGKTSVLESIAKARIFPRGSGEMMTRAPVKVTLAEGPYHVAQFRDSEREYDLTKESDLAELRREVEFRMRASVRGGKTVSNEVIAMTVKGPGLQRMVLVDLPGIISTMTVDMASDTKDSIHQMTRHYMSNPNAIILCIQDGSVDAERSNVTDLVMQCDPLGRRTIFVLTKVDLAEELADPDRIRKILSGKLFPMKALGYYAVVTGRGRKDDSIDAIRQYEEDFFKNSKLFHRRGVIMPHQVTSRNLSLAVSDRFWKMVRETIEQQADAFKATRFNLETEWKNNFPRLRESGRDELFDKAKGEILDEVVTLSQISAKKWDDALTSKLWEKLSNYVFENIYLPAAQSGSQNSFNTMVDIKLRQWAEQALPAKSVEAGWEALQNEFLSLMDRAKKSQDHDGIFDHLKAAVVDEAIRRHSWEDKAIDMLRVIQLNTLEDRFVHDKSEWDQAVKFLESSVNAKLVQTEETLGQMFGPGQWRRLTHWQYLTQDQQKRRSVRGELDKILKNDSKHLPTLSYDELTTVRKNLQRDNVDVDTDYIRQTWFPVYRKHFLQQALQRARDCRKAYYLYTQQGAECEISCSDVVLFWRIQQVIKITGNALRQQVINREARRLDKEIKAVLDEFSDDEEKKAHLLTGKRVLLAEELIKVRQIQEKLEEFINSLNQEK
- the Opa1 gene encoding dynamin-like GTPase OPA1, mitochondrial isoform X1: MLRIYQNTYRRTARKAVVYSTKVACCNHSTLCNITGHQRSSRGHGNGSTNGNGRHHEEFLLAGNPARGWQMPPPSRGYGMLVVRILRGALKLRYLVLGGAIGGGVTLNKKYEDWKDGLPDMKWLQDALPQGERWSQFSQNLIEVGSLVKTAIDIDPKLKQLGEDKLSEWRTWFDSRLEDAIEAADYQGVQIVETKDDLKAKTTVAALGITTDESRKKYEKLQSQVETLQTEIMNVQIKYQKELEKMEKENRELRQQFLILKTNKRTSAKKIKKSLIDMYSEVLDELSGYDTGYTMADHLPRVVVVGDQSSGKTSVLESIAKARIFPRGSGEMMTRAPVKVTLAEGPYHVAQFRDSEREYDLTKESDLAELRREVEFRMRASVRGGKTVSNEVIAMTVKGPGLQRMVLVDLPGIISTMTVDMASDTKDSIHQMTRHYMSNPNAIILCIQDGSVDAERSNVTDLVMQCDPLGRRTIFVLTKVDLAEELADPDRIRKILSGKLFPMKALGYYAVVTGRGRKDDSIDAIRQYEEDFFKNSKLFHRRGVIMPHQVTSRNLSLAVSDRFWKMVRETIEQQADAFKATRFNLETEWKNNFPRLRESGRDELFDKAKGEILDEVVTLSQISAKKWDDALTSKLWEKLSNYVFENIYLPAAQSGSQNSFNTMVDIKLRQWAEQALPAKSVEAGWEALQNEFLSLMDRAKKSQDHDGIFDHLKAAVVDEAIRRHSWEDKAIDMLRVIQLNTLEDRFVHDKSEWDQAVKFLESSVNAKLVQTEETLGQMFGPGQWRRLTHWQYLTQDQQKRRSVRGELDKILKNDSKHLPTLSYDELTTVRKNLQRDNVDVDTDYIRQTWFPVYRKHFLQQALQRARDCRKAYYLYTQQGAECEISCSDVVLFWRIQQVIKITGNALRQQVINREARRLDKEIKAVLDEFSDDEEKKAHLLTGKRVLLAEELIKVRQIQEKLEEFINSLNQEK